The following are from one region of the Magallana gigas chromosome 4, xbMagGiga1.1, whole genome shotgun sequence genome:
- the LOC105343233 gene encoding uncharacterized protein, giving the protein MEGQNIPLHPPVMVSPTPLAQNFLPQPIGISSQELQSLLAKPAKELPVQVFYELGNKLQPLNNGIRTGDWVHLAELLGFSRQQIDHFEVRSTIQREPPGFLMLMEWRSHEDRSTLFILRDTLWTCGRHDCVSFLDRRVEETMFMDLYLRVIDEENRLLPIRLLKVRTKCDATIRESIQNFLCGDSDDSEYELVDTPLLSKAKQFKGKQITLRKKNRRRPCVSPRDSPNYNILISSSENSTGEENLSDDQLGQIKDLPENLEACCVSDSEPEVNTPNACPNTIRKTVYITEDCVYCGKIRTVSQRHVSETSSAVKTGVHCPSCNCPFHSSPLATSEPLCNQIVDPRLRNPWQDTDRSSLNVSSEQNSDSLERNPFNTPIQRSSHGDTELTIEKQLYRVSASETMFCNKPRAISCTLLPQPNIPIQWWQGGLTKYEDPPYIPMNSVKRQRSVSEPPEMLLADLDTKFDISLSTSKRRPKRRKIELVYHEICENMRNFPGWDPDESEQTIEQSMARFCREDGHYVIWFMRSKHRVVVTVSHMGRLVHYAVFSERHGDGQDWHYFFTEHRFTDIRSLLRHHMTNGLESQSSQNGDNRKEISISASKSLRESHREQTKLSHVTLKYPRRPQPMKK; this is encoded by the exons ATGGAAGGACAAAACATACCCCTGCACCCTCCAGTTATGGTGTCCCCTACGCCTTTAGCTCAGAACTTCCTACCACAACCTATAGGAATCAGCAGTCAGGAACTGCAGAGCCTTCTAGCCAAGCCTGCCAAGGAATTACCTGTCCAA GTCTTTTATGAGCTTGGTAACAAGTTACAACCCCTGAATAATGGGATCAGAACTGGCGACTGGGTCCATCTTGCAGAGCTGTTAGGCTTCTCCCGACAACAGATTGACCATTTTGAGGTTCGGTCCACCATCCAGCGAGAACCGCCGGGCTTCCTGATGTTGATGGAGTGGCGGTCACACGAGGACAGGAGCACATTGTTCATCTTGAGGGACACGCTGTGGACCTGTGGACGCCATGATTGTGTCAGTTTCCTGGACAGGCGTGTGGAAG AAACCATGTTTATGGATCTCTATTTGCGAGTCATTGATGAAGAAAACCGGTTATTACCCATACGACTACTGAAGGTCCGCACTAAATGTGATGCAACAATACGGGAAAGTATTCAGAATTTCCTCTGTGGAGACTCCGACGATAGTGAATATGAACTTGTGGACACACCCCTTCTGTCAAAAGCCAAGCAATTCaaa GGTAAACAAATCACTCTGCGAAAAAAGAATCGAAGGCGTCCTTGTGTTTCACCAAGAGATTCCCCAAATTATAACATATTGATATCTAGCTCGGAAAACAGCACAGGGGAAGAAAATTTGTCTGATGACCAACTCGGTCAAATAAAGGACTTACCCGAGAACCTTGAAGCTTGTTGTGTAAGTGATAGTGAACCTGAAGTGAACACTCCCAATGCCTGTCCCAACACGATCCGCAAGACTGTGTACATCACAGAGGACTGTGTGTATTGTGGTAAAATCAGGACCGTCAGCCAG agaCATGTATCAGAAACGTCGTCTGCTGTCAAAACTGGTGTGCATTGTCCCTCGTGTAATTGTCCTTTCCATTCGTCTCCATTAGCAACCAGCGAGCCTCTTTGTAATCAAATTGTAGATCCCAGACTTCGAAATCCATGGCAAGATACTGACAGGTCTTCCCTGAATGTTTCCTCTGAACAAAACTCTGATTCGCTGGAAAGAAATCCTTTCAATACTCCAATTCAACGCTCAAGTCATGGTGACACAGAGCTAACCATAGAAAAACAGCTCTATAGGGTCTCTGCATCAGAAACCATGTTTTGCAACAAACCAAGGGCAATTTCTTGCACACTTCTTCCCCAACCAAACATTCCCATTCAGTGGTGGCAAGGTGGTTTGACCAAGTACGAGGATCCACCATATATCCCAATGAATTCAGTCAAGCGGCAGCGGTCTGTCTCTGAACCCCCTGAAATGTTATTGGCCGACCTTGACACAAAATTCGACATATCATTATCCACAAGTAAACGTCGCCCCAAAAGACGGAAAATTGAACTAGTGTACCATGAGATCTGTGAAAATATGAGAAATTTTCCTGGGTGGGACCCTGATGAATCGGAACAGACA ATTGAACAGTCCATGGCCCGCTTCTGTAGAGAAGATGGACACTACGTCATTTGGTTCATGAGGAGTAAACATCGTGTCGTTGTTACAGTCAG CCATATGGGGAGGTTGGTTCACTACGCTGTTTTCTCAGAACGCCATGGCGACGGTCAAGATTGGCACTATTTCTTCACAGAGCACCGCTTCACCGACATCCGCTCACTACTCCGCCATCACATGACCAATGGCCTGGAGTCTCAGTCCTCTCAAAATGGCGACAACCGGAAAGAAATTAGCATTAGCGCATCAAAGAGTCTGCGCGAGAGTCACCGGGAACAAACCAAGTTGTCTCACGTGACCCTGAAATACCCTCGACGACCTCAACCaatgaaaaagtaa